The DNA window TTTCCCGATTCGACCGGCTCGACCCGGCAATCGTCCCAAATTGAGTCGCAATTCGACCGAGCGCTTCTGCGACGGTTGTCGTGCGATCAGTCGGGCCGCTGGTCGACTTCCACCCGGCTGACCTTGAAGCCTTCGTCGCGCAGGCGCTGGATCAGTCCGTCGAGCTGTTCGCGATCGCGCGCCTCGCATTCGACGTCGGTCATCGAATCCTTGGCCGGAAGCGCGGTGAAGACGCGGTGATGGATCACGTCGATGATGTTGACGTTGGCCTCGGCCACCAATTTCATCACGCGGAACAGTTCGCCCGGACGATCGGTCAGCATGATCCGCAACCGCGCGAAGCGGCCCTTGCGCACCAGATCGCGCAGCAGGACGTTTGCCAGCAGGCGGGTGTCGATATTGCCGCCGCAGATGGGGATCCCGACATTGCGACCGGCGAACTTTTCCTTGTGCTGCATCAATGCCGCCAGCCCGCTGGCGCCGGCCCCTTCGGCGACGGTCTTCTCGATCGTCAGCAGCAAGGCGATCGCGCTTTCGATCTGGCCTTCATCGACCAGCACGAGATCGTCGAGCAGGTCGGCTAGCACCTTGCGGGTGAAGCGGCCCGGCTCCTTGACCGCGATCCCCTCGGCGATCGAATCACCGCCGATCGGCAAGTCGGTGCCGTTGAGCGTGTTGTAGAGCGCGGGATAGAGCTGCGCTTCGACGCCCACGACCTCGATCCCCGGCTTCAGCGCCTTGGCCGCGGTCGCCATGCCAGAAGAAAGGCCGCCGCCACCGATCGGGATCGCCAGCATGTCGAGTTCGGGCGCGTCTTCGAGCATTTCGAGCGCGACCGTGCCCTGCCCCGATGCGACCGCCGGATCGTCGAACGGGTGGACGAAAGTGAGGTTGCGCTCCTTTTCCAGTTCAAGCGCATGCGCATAGGCTTCGTCGAAGGTCTCGCCGAAGAGTTCGACATTGCCGCCGACCATCTCGGTCTGGCGGATTTTGATCGTGGGCGTCGATTTGGGCATCACGATGGTGACCGGGATTTCCTGCCGCGTCCCGTGATAGCTGAGGCCCTGCGAGTGATTGCCGGCCGAGGCGGCGATAACTCCGCGCTTCGCTTCGGTCCGGTCGAGCTGGAGCAGCGCGTTCAGTGCGCCGCGCTCTTTGTAGCTGGCGGTGAATTGCTGGTTTTCGAATTTCAGCCAAACATTGGCGCCGGTAATCTCGCTCAGCGTGCGCGAATGGCGGGTCGGCGTGCGCACGACCTGCCCTTCGATCCGCTCGGCGGCGGCGCGGATGGTGTCGAGGGTCAAGCCTTCGTGCGAAGTGGCAGTCTGATCGGTCATGGCGGGCGGTTAGCGAAAAAAGGGATCGAGCGCCAATGCCGTCTTCCAAACGGTTGCAAGCGGGCCACAGGCAATGCAAAGCCGCGCCCGATGACCGACAGCAAGCGCATCTGTTTCCTGGGGCTGGGCACGATGGGCGGGCCGATGGCACGCCATCTCGCCTCCGCCGGGCACGAGGTAATCGTCTACAACCGCAGTGACGCGCGCGCCGATGCCTGGCTGGCGCAGGACGATAGCGGCGCGATCCGCGTCGACACGCCGGCCATGGGCGCCTCGGGCGCGGACGCGGTGATCGCCTGCGTGGGCCGCGATGCGGATGTGGAAGAGGTGTTCCTCGGTGCCGACGGCGCGCTTGCGGCAATGGACGACGGCGCCTTGCTGATCGACCACACCACCGTCTCGGCGCAACTCGCGCGCAGGCTGGCCGAGCAGGCATCGGCGAAGGCGGTCCATGCAATCGACGCCCCGGTCTCGGGCGGCCAGGCCGGCGCCGAACAGGGCAAGCTCGCGATCATGTGCGGAGGCAGCGAGGAAGCATTCGCGCTCGCCCGCCCGCTCATGCAGGCCTATTCCGCACGGATCGTCCATGTCGGCCCGCCCGGCGCAGGCCAGGCCGCCAAGATGGCCAACCAGATCTGCATTGCGGGCATCCTCGCCGGTCTGTCCGAAGCCGTCCGGTTCACGCAAGCGCAAGACATCGATCCCGACAAGGTGTTCGAGGCCATATCGGGCGGCGCGGCGCAGAGCTGGCAGATGGACAATCGCTGGGCCAGCATGATGGCAGGCGAATTCGACCACGGCTTCGCGATCGACTGGATGCGCAAGGATCTGAAACTGGCGCTCGACGAAGCCGACGCCGTCGGCGTGCCGCTCGCGGTGACCGCGCTGGTCGATCAGTTTTATGCCGAAATACAGGCGCTGGGTGGCGGCCGGCAGGATACGAGTGCGCTGGTCCGCCGGATCGCGCCGGGAACGGGTAAGCAGGAGTGAAGCGGTGAGAGTATTGCGGGTCGTATGGGCGGCGCTGGCCATGTGGGTGACGGGGTCGGTCGCGCAGGCCGATACCTTGTTCGACAATGTCCAGGGCATCACCCTCGATGAAGAGGGCAGGGTCGAACGCTTCGTCGCCGTGCTCGTTGGCAACGACGGCACGATCGAGCAAGTCTATCGCCGCGGCGAGGACTTGCCGCGCGACGTAGACTATCATGAAGACGGCCGCGGACGCGTGATGATGCCCGGCCTGTTCGATGCGCATGTCCATGTCATGGGCATCGGCTTTGGCGCGCTGACACTCGATCTGTCGCAGACCCGCTCGCTCGAGGAAGCGCAGGCTGCGATTGCCGCCTATGTCGCGGAAAACCCCGATCGACCGTGGATCCTCGGGCGCGGCTGGAACCAGGAATTGTGGGGCCTCGGCCGTTTCCCGACCGCTGCCGAACTCGATGCGGTAGTACCAGATCGCCCGGTCTGGCTCGAGCGGGTGGACGGGCATGCCGCCTGGGCGAACAGC is part of the Alteriqipengyuania halimionae genome and encodes:
- a CDS encoding threonine ammonia-lyase: MTDQTATSHEGLTLDTIRAAAERIEGQVVRTPTRHSRTLSEITGANVWLKFENQQFTASYKERGALNALLQLDRTEAKRGVIAASAGNHSQGLSYHGTRQEIPVTIVMPKSTPTIKIRQTEMVGGNVELFGETFDEAYAHALELEKERNLTFVHPFDDPAVASGQGTVALEMLEDAPELDMLAIPIGGGGLSSGMATAAKALKPGIEVVGVEAQLYPALYNTLNGTDLPIGGDSIAEGIAVKEPGRFTRKVLADLLDDLVLVDEGQIESAIALLLTIEKTVAEGAGASGLAALMQHKEKFAGRNVGIPICGGNIDTRLLANVLLRDLVRKGRFARLRIMLTDRPGELFRVMKLVAEANVNIIDVIHHRVFTALPAKDSMTDVECEARDREQLDGLIQRLRDEGFKVSRVEVDQRPD
- a CDS encoding NAD(P)-dependent oxidoreductase, which encodes MTDSKRICFLGLGTMGGPMARHLASAGHEVIVYNRSDARADAWLAQDDSGAIRVDTPAMGASGADAVIACVGRDADVEEVFLGADGALAAMDDGALLIDHTTVSAQLARRLAEQASAKAVHAIDAPVSGGQAGAEQGKLAIMCGGSEEAFALARPLMQAYSARIVHVGPPGAGQAAKMANQICIAGILAGLSEAVRFTQAQDIDPDKVFEAISGGAAQSWQMDNRWASMMAGEFDHGFAIDWMRKDLKLALDEADAVGVPLAVTALVDQFYAEIQALGGGRQDTSALVRRIAPGTGKQE